One part of the Candidatus Eisenbacteria bacterium genome encodes these proteins:
- a CDS encoding tetratricopeptide repeat protein, whose amino-acid sequence LQPDHADLQLALARARREAGDWNAARDAAQAALKLQPGYAAASFELARLERGLGHLEAAEGLLVELVSRRPEWADAQAELGRTRLVKGDARGAEGALRSAIARHPDFAAAHADLGWALAAQSRTDEADAAFARALDLDPFCALPRQQLAWRELLVRTEASSD is encoded by the coding sequence CTGCAGCCCGATCATGCCGATCTGCAACTCGCGCTGGCGCGCGCGCGCCGCGAAGCCGGAGACTGGAACGCGGCGCGCGACGCCGCACAGGCGGCGCTCAAGCTTCAGCCCGGCTATGCGGCTGCGAGCTTCGAACTCGCGCGTCTCGAGCGCGGGCTCGGCCACCTGGAGGCCGCGGAAGGCCTGCTCGTCGAGCTGGTGTCGCGGCGTCCCGAGTGGGCGGACGCACAGGCCGAACTCGGACGCACCCGACTCGTGAAGGGCGACGCGCGAGGTGCGGAAGGCGCGCTGCGCTCGGCGATCGCTCGGCACCCGGACTTCGCGGCCGCACATGCCGATCTCGGGTGGGCGCTCGCGGCGCAGAGCCGTACCGATGAGGCCGATGCCGCGTTCGCCCGCGCGCTCGATCTGGATCCGTTCTGCGCGCTACCCCGTCAGCAGCTGGCGTGGCGCGAGCTTCTGGTGCGCACCGAGGCGTCGTCCGACTAG
- a CDS encoding 50S ribosomal protein L28, translating to MAYKCSVCGKAAMTGHSVSHANNKTNRRWKPNLQRVRALVKGQVAKVNVCTKCLKGNKIEKAVRGRHKAAVA from the coding sequence GTGGCTTACAAGTGCAGCGTGTGCGGAAAGGCCGCGATGACGGGCCATTCGGTCAGCCACGCGAACAACAAGACGAACCGGCGCTGGAAGCCGAATCTTCAGCGCGTCCGGGCACTGGTGAAGGGGCAGGTCGCCAAGGTGAATGTCTGCACCAAGTGCCTCAAGGGCAATAAGATCGAGAAGGCGGTCCGGGGCCGCCACAAGGCTGCCGTAGCCTGA